In Stieleria varia, one genomic interval encodes:
- a CDS encoding N-formylglutamate amidohydrolase — MTHSLQTKEFGTDALSTRPIRFVLTCEHGGNEIPTAYQGLFDSGEARQHLASHRGYDPGALEVAVAVSKRLNVPLLFSTVSRLLVDLNRSQETPNLFSKFVNAATVQTRQAILDEHYHPYRNGVRESIQRSVDDGYRVLHISVHTFTPRFRGTQRRLDIGILFDPARAFEAKICARVLSELSSVSSGKSSNGFRVRFNEPYLGTDDGFTTVLRQEYGDACYAGIELELNNRIAKLSERTRVRWCDRIASSFLASVADAG, encoded by the coding sequence ATGACGCATTCTCTGCAGACAAAGGAATTTGGCACGGACGCTTTGTCAACGCGACCGATTCGGTTTGTCTTGACTTGCGAGCACGGTGGAAATGAGATCCCGACCGCGTATCAAGGCCTTTTTGACAGCGGCGAAGCGCGTCAGCACTTGGCCAGTCATCGAGGGTATGACCCAGGTGCGTTGGAAGTTGCAGTTGCGGTCTCTAAGCGTTTGAATGTTCCTCTGCTTTTTAGCACCGTTTCGCGTCTGCTGGTGGATCTGAACCGGTCACAGGAGACGCCGAATCTGTTTTCAAAGTTCGTCAACGCGGCAACGGTGCAGACAAGGCAGGCGATCTTGGACGAGCACTATCATCCCTATCGAAACGGCGTCAGGGAATCGATTCAAAGGAGTGTGGACGATGGGTATCGCGTGCTGCACATTTCAGTCCATACATTCACGCCACGATTTCGCGGCACACAGCGTCGGCTCGACATCGGGATTTTGTTTGATCCAGCGCGGGCGTTCGAAGCTAAGATTTGCGCACGTGTGCTGAGTGAGCTGAGCAGTGTATCGAGCGGCAAATCGAGCAATGGTTTTCGGGTTCGATTCAACGAGCCTTATTTGGGAACCGACGACGGTTTCACAACGGTGTTGCGTCAAGAGTATGGCGATGCGTGTTACGCGGGCATCGAATTGGAGCTGAACAATCGCATTGCAAAGCTGAGTGAACGGACGCGAGTCAGATGGTGCGATCGGATCGCATCATCCTTTCTGGCGAGTGTTGCCGACGCTGGGTAA
- a CDS encoding peptidase M42, with amino-acid sequence MEKGLLTSEAIHLLRSLIREPSVVGAEDAFFRVLRRELEEYPISVKRYHGLLVAQGNKPDSIYLSAHLDRNGLLCTGPNEFQYAAFIAGNRGELDGDSISEQFMEQIANRFHGQRVQAHSPYTGTYLGQGKINQSYVCPRRRNLIFELDGLGFLQPGTPVSFLDRLKLEDGNLSAQLDNVVCVALIIHLFRLGFQGTALFAAGEEAGRSWRYLAEWFQRFDISTNQVLVLDTSPFPVEAAGAQQVVLRWRDAQGEFCKDTTKFVRDGADRLGISYCFKDEYIRALNATREKPLSLGRTELGRLINATGGQVSGTTLQLPTSSYHTAAETASVDSFDSMLRLLCHLSNVPVGS; translated from the coding sequence ATGGAAAAAGGCCTTCTCACCAGCGAGGCGATCCACTTGCTACGTTCGTTGATTCGAGAACCATCCGTCGTCGGTGCCGAGGACGCGTTCTTTCGCGTTCTGAGACGTGAGTTGGAGGAGTATCCGATCTCGGTCAAGCGTTATCACGGATTGCTGGTTGCTCAGGGAAACAAGCCGGACAGCATCTATTTGTCGGCACATCTGGACCGCAACGGCTTGCTGTGCACTGGCCCCAATGAGTTTCAGTATGCCGCCTTCATTGCCGGAAACCGGGGAGAGCTCGACGGCGACAGCATTTCCGAACAGTTCATGGAGCAGATTGCCAATCGATTTCATGGGCAACGTGTCCAGGCGCACTCACCCTACACAGGGACCTATTTGGGACAGGGAAAAATCAACCAGTCCTATGTCTGTCCTCGTCGCCGCAACTTGATCTTTGAACTGGACGGACTGGGCTTCTTGCAGCCCGGCACACCTGTCTCTTTCCTGGACCGCTTGAAACTGGAGGACGGGAATCTTTCGGCACAGCTCGACAACGTGGTTTGCGTCGCCTTGATCATCCACTTGTTCCGTTTGGGATTCCAGGGGACGGCTTTGTTCGCAGCGGGCGAGGAAGCCGGCAGGAGCTGGCGATACTTGGCCGAGTGGTTTCAGAGGTTTGACATTTCAACCAATCAGGTCCTAGTATTGGACACCAGTCCCTTTCCCGTCGAAGCCGCTGGGGCTCAACAGGTGGTCTTGCGATGGCGCGACGCGCAGGGTGAGTTCTGTAAAGACACGACGAAGTTTGTCCGCGACGGAGCCGATCGACTTGGCATCTCGTATTGCTTCAAAGACGAGTACATCCGCGCGCTCAATGCCACGCGTGAGAAGCCGCTTTCCCTTGGACGAACAGAACTGGGCCGATTGATCAATGCCACTGGCGGCCAAGTTTCCGGAACGACTTTGCAACTGCCGACGTCTTCGTATCACACGGCGGCGGAGACCGCATCGGTGGACAGCTTTGATTCCATGCTGCGGCTGCTCTGTCATTTGAGCAATGTGCCGGTTGGCTCGTAG
- a CDS encoding PP2C family protein-serine/threonine phosphatase, with protein sequence MPSIKSTVIKHFIESDMQSPEVLSLAGGNVVALCRRCPGRIEPNDDSAGVVETENGAIVLIVADGVGGGPMGHKASSIAVQSVSESVLDSKLTDLRPAILDGIESANREILDLGVGAATTIAVVEIQEHGVRGYQVGDSQTVIFGQRGAIKWKSTPHSPVGYAVESGLLSESDAMRHEERHIVSNLVGSREMHIEIGPVHRMSQRDTVIVGTDGLFDNLHFDEIIALGRSGKPVDRVAKLAKLATSRMSQVVEGQPGKPDDLTFLVYNRR encoded by the coding sequence ATGCCTTCCATCAAATCAACCGTGATCAAGCACTTCATCGAAAGCGACATGCAGTCGCCAGAAGTCCTGTCGCTTGCCGGCGGCAACGTGGTTGCCTTGTGCCGTCGGTGCCCAGGACGTATCGAACCCAATGACGACAGCGCGGGCGTGGTTGAGACCGAAAATGGTGCCATCGTTCTGATCGTCGCCGATGGCGTGGGCGGCGGACCGATGGGACACAAAGCGTCGTCGATCGCCGTTCAGTCGGTCTCCGAAAGCGTTTTGGATAGCAAGCTGACGGACCTGCGCCCCGCCATCCTCGACGGCATCGAATCTGCCAATCGCGAAATCCTCGATCTCGGCGTCGGAGCGGCAACCACCATTGCCGTGGTTGAAATTCAAGAACACGGCGTCCGTGGCTATCAAGTCGGTGATTCCCAAACGGTCATCTTCGGCCAACGAGGTGCGATCAAATGGAAATCAACGCCACACTCCCCCGTGGGTTACGCGGTCGAGTCCGGACTGCTGAGCGAAAGCGACGCGATGAGACACGAGGAACGGCACATCGTTTCGAATCTGGTCGGTTCCCGTGAAATGCACATCGAAATCGGACCGGTTCACCGAATGTCTCAACGCGACACCGTGATTGTTGGCACCGATGGACTGTTCGATAATCTGCACTTTGACGAAATCATCGCTTTGGGCAGATCCGGAAAACCAGTCGACCGCGTCGCCAAACTCGCCAAACTCGCTACGTCACGCATGAGCCAAGTCGTCGAAGGTCAGCCGGGAAAACCAGATGACCTGACCTTTCTGGTCTACAATCGCCGCTGA
- a CDS encoding bifunctional GNAT family N-acetyltransferase/carbon-nitrogen hydrolase family protein, with translation MDGQSTIDLSDFESKLVVRKMTLDDFDAVVQLQKNCFEGMQPWGRAQIESQLEIFPEGQLVIEIDGEIAASSSSLLLNYDDDLEWHNWQKTADNGYIRNHAPKGDTLYGIEMMVSPEYRGMRLSRRLYDARKELCRTKNVTRMIVGGRIPGYHRHADEMSAREYVERVINKSLYDPVLTAQLANGFSLQGLIPDYLPSDTQSGGYATFLEWTNLDVRLKGKRRFRRSVQPVRIGAVQYQMRTVTNFDEFAKQARYFVDVAGDYKCDFLLFPELFTTQLLSCMPSQRPGSAARSLAEFTPQYLELFSDMAISFDCNIIGGSQFVVEDDVLYNVSFLFRRDGSIEKQYKIHITPSERKWWGVSGGDKIEVFDTDCGPISIQICYDSEFPEMTRIATAKGARIVFVPFNTDTRHGYQRVRTCAQARCVENHVFVAIAGCTGNLPFVENADIHYAQTAIFTPLDVMFARDGIAAEANPNVETVIIHDVDLELLRRHREQGTVQNWNDRRTDLYQVRYQQDGVQEDV, from the coding sequence ATGGATGGTCAAAGCACGATCGACTTGAGCGACTTTGAATCAAAGCTCGTCGTCCGCAAGATGACACTGGATGATTTCGATGCAGTCGTTCAGTTGCAAAAGAACTGCTTTGAAGGCATGCAGCCGTGGGGACGGGCTCAGATCGAAAGCCAGTTGGAGATCTTCCCCGAAGGCCAGTTGGTGATCGAAATTGATGGTGAGATCGCCGCATCATCATCCAGTTTGTTGCTGAACTACGATGATGATTTGGAATGGCACAACTGGCAAAAGACCGCCGACAATGGGTACATCCGGAATCATGCTCCCAAGGGCGATACGCTCTACGGGATCGAGATGATGGTCAGCCCCGAGTACCGCGGTATGCGATTGTCTCGCCGGTTATATGACGCTCGCAAAGAACTTTGTCGGACCAAGAACGTGACGCGGATGATCGTGGGCGGTCGGATTCCAGGGTACCACCGGCATGCAGACGAGATGTCCGCTCGCGAGTATGTGGAACGTGTGATCAACAAGTCACTTTATGATCCCGTCTTGACTGCGCAGCTCGCCAACGGTTTTTCGCTCCAAGGTCTGATCCCCGACTATCTGCCGTCGGACACTCAGAGTGGTGGCTATGCGACTTTCTTGGAATGGACGAATCTCGATGTTCGACTGAAAGGAAAACGCAGATTTCGTCGAAGCGTTCAGCCGGTTCGAATCGGCGCTGTCCAGTACCAGATGCGAACCGTTACAAACTTTGATGAGTTTGCCAAGCAAGCGAGGTACTTTGTCGACGTCGCAGGCGACTACAAATGCGATTTTCTGTTGTTCCCCGAGTTGTTCACCACACAATTACTCTCCTGCATGCCCAGCCAACGACCGGGTAGCGCAGCGAGGTCGCTCGCGGAGTTCACGCCACAGTATCTGGAACTGTTTTCCGATATGGCGATTTCATTTGACTGCAACATCATCGGTGGTTCGCAGTTCGTGGTCGAAGACGACGTGTTGTACAACGTGTCGTTTTTGTTTCGACGTGACGGCAGCATCGAAAAGCAATACAAGATTCATATCACGCCGAGCGAGCGGAAATGGTGGGGAGTATCAGGCGGTGACAAGATCGAAGTCTTTGACACCGATTGCGGTCCGATCTCCATTCAGATTTGCTATGACAGCGAGTTCCCTGAGATGACGCGGATCGCGACCGCCAAAGGTGCCCGTATTGTCTTTGTCCCCTTCAATACCGATACCCGACACGGCTATCAGAGAGTGCGAACCTGCGCTCAAGCTCGTTGTGTTGAAAACCACGTTTTTGTTGCGATCGCTGGTTGCACTGGCAATCTGCCTTTCGTGGAGAACGCCGACATTCACTACGCTCAGACCGCAATCTTCACGCCTCTGGATGTGATGTTTGCCAGAGATGGCATCGCTGCAGAGGCAAACCCGAACGTGGAGACCGTGATCATCCACGATGTCGACCTGGAACTGTTGCGTCGGCATCGCGAGCAAGGCACGGTGCAAAATTGGAACGACCGCCGCACCGATCTCTACCAAGTTCGCTACCAGCAAGACGGCGTCCAAGAAGACGTGTAA
- a CDS encoding HDOD domain-containing protein has protein sequence MIVQSSTVPRILQRAIANRATELTMLPAIAMEALKLARDPDCTVEQFANLVAKDMALASEILLLANSPIYRTRGSKVSSLRLAVVRLGLRQCRNLVLSCSASSLMKRMPVQHEWVRKVLWQHSYRTAMTCTYLNTKLRLGFEGEEITAGLLHDLGRMLLAIAAPEDAADADDLSFCDEDQQLSQERMILGADHCSFGAWFAKKQGLPDDLVAAIEHHHQPHDDHPFGKLISLVATADHMANHFQRFEEAGDYDITSNPGAHALADLGYPKLLCDDASICENVFSIVLGGDEEA, from the coding sequence ATGATAGTTCAATCCAGCACTGTTCCCCGAATTCTGCAACGCGCGATCGCAAATCGTGCCACCGAACTCACCATGCTGCCCGCTATTGCGATGGAAGCACTGAAGCTTGCACGCGATCCGGATTGTACCGTGGAGCAGTTCGCCAACTTAGTCGCCAAGGACATGGCACTTGCATCAGAAATACTGTTGTTGGCGAACAGTCCCATCTATCGGACACGCGGTTCCAAGGTTTCCAGTCTGCGACTGGCGGTGGTGCGTTTGGGGTTGAGGCAGTGTAGAAACCTCGTGCTGTCCTGCAGCGCATCGAGCTTGATGAAACGGATGCCTGTCCAACACGAGTGGGTTCGCAAAGTGTTGTGGCAGCATAGCTATCGAACGGCGATGACCTGCACCTACTTGAACACCAAACTGAGATTGGGATTTGAGGGCGAGGAGATCACGGCTGGGTTGCTGCATGACTTGGGCCGGATGCTGTTGGCAATCGCGGCCCCAGAAGATGCCGCCGACGCCGACGACTTGTCATTCTGCGATGAAGACCAGCAGTTGAGTCAAGAACGAATGATACTGGGAGCAGACCACTGTTCCTTTGGCGCGTGGTTCGCCAAGAAACAGGGGTTGCCTGACGACTTGGTTGCCGCGATCGAACACCATCACCAACCGCATGACGACCATCCGTTTGGAAAACTGATCTCGTTGGTGGCCACTGCCGACCACATGGCCAACCATTTTCAGCGATTCGAGGAAGCCGGAGATTACGACATCACCAGCAATCCAGGTGCGCACGCGTTGGCGGATCTCGGGTATCCCAAACTGCTTTGTGACGATGCGTCCATCTGCGAAAACGTCTTCTCGATCGTTCTCGGCGGCGACGAAGAAGCCTAG
- a CDS encoding serine/threonine-protein kinase: protein MPSNTTNQPRESNAKLRCGSKLGKYRLDRRIGSGGFASVYAATDTVLGIKVALKIPMEHLVSQDLLDEFRREARMTVKLEHPNILPIRDATFIDGHFVIVAPLGETTLDERLKKRLGFDRAIDIFEQLLSGVAHAHQQGIIHCDIKPENVLLFKDGAVRLADFGIAKAASTTITGSGTGTIGYMAPEQAMGKPSARSDVFSLGLIAYRLFSGCWPEYPFDWPMGGYSRLRRTAHPDLIAVIRKSLVINARGRFKDAAQMLSEFEKVRLKAIRYAKRNRG from the coding sequence ATGCCTTCCAACACCACAAACCAACCAAGAGAGTCCAACGCCAAGCTGAGGTGTGGCTCCAAATTGGGAAAGTACCGATTGGATCGGCGGATCGGCAGCGGCGGCTTTGCGTCGGTGTACGCCGCTACCGACACGGTGCTGGGGATCAAAGTTGCCTTAAAGATTCCGATGGAACACTTGGTTTCCCAAGACCTGTTGGACGAGTTTCGGCGAGAAGCGAGAATGACGGTCAAGCTGGAACATCCGAATATTCTGCCCATTCGGGACGCAACGTTCATTGATGGACACTTTGTCATCGTGGCTCCCCTGGGGGAGACGACCCTGGACGAACGGCTGAAAAAGCGACTTGGGTTTGACCGAGCAATCGACATCTTCGAACAATTGCTCAGTGGGGTGGCCCACGCCCACCAGCAGGGCATCATTCACTGCGACATCAAACCTGAGAACGTGCTACTGTTCAAGGATGGTGCCGTCCGCCTAGCGGATTTCGGCATCGCCAAGGCTGCCAGCACAACCATCACGGGGTCGGGAACCGGCACAATCGGATACATGGCTCCAGAGCAAGCGATGGGAAAACCATCGGCACGCTCGGATGTGTTTTCGTTGGGACTGATCGCGTATCGATTGTTCTCCGGCTGTTGGCCCGAGTATCCGTTTGATTGGCCGATGGGCGGCTACAGTCGCTTGCGTCGAACGGCACACCCGGACTTGATCGCCGTGATCCGGAAATCCCTCGTTATCAACGCCCGCGGGCGATTCAAGGACGCCGCCCAAATGCTCAGTGAGTTCGAGAAAGTCCGGCTAAAAGCCATTCGGTACGCGAAACGAAATCGCGGATAA
- a CDS encoding TIGR03000 domain-containing protein, whose product MTSHSNFTQAGGSSGGYGSSGGYGSSGGIVGGSSGGSSGGGLFAAHRARRAAMSSGSSGGSLGSSGGYVASYASSGGSSGGSSGGHVGPLRRLAAKIRAHHASHGSSGGSSGGSSGGSSGGYAVRYVSAPSYSASSGGGISYSAPVSYAAPAVYAPSGSSGGSLSHSYSAPLASYSAPVISNSVSLADSSNVYESSVIESSYPSYASVSDEVSDSISAETEAAVAEADRYESSKPVLDDDAALLTVAVPSENALVTVNGHETTSDGIVRQFMSRGLKDGYLYTYVVKIEYQLDGKDLTDEREVKLRPGDTERIVFEPPANADPVGEDLTSSTTADEPVITVVKIHVPADAKVNLAGNDTSGHGAVRTFRTTQLKSGEEWTDYTVRVTAEVNGQTISREQTINVAAGSENELKFDFDDSAIAKN is encoded by the coding sequence ATGACAAGTCACTCCAATTTCACGCAGGCCGGTGGATCCTCTGGCGGTTACGGCAGTAGCGGTGGCTACGGCAGTAGCGGCGGGATCGTCGGTGGCAGCAGCGGTGGCAGCAGTGGCGGGGGATTGTTCGCCGCTCATCGCGCCCGCCGTGCAGCGATGAGCAGCGGCTCATCCGGCGGCAGCCTGGGCTCCTCGGGCGGTTACGTCGCATCCTACGCCAGCAGTGGCGGTTCCAGTGGAGGATCATCCGGCGGTCACGTCGGGCCTCTGCGTCGCTTGGCTGCCAAGATTCGTGCCCACCATGCATCGCATGGATCGTCGGGAGGATCATCCGGTGGCAGCAGTGGCGGTTCATCTGGTGGCTACGCAGTTCGCTACGTTTCCGCGCCAAGTTACTCCGCCAGCAGTGGCGGTGGCATCAGCTACTCGGCGCCAGTCAGTTACGCTGCACCTGCCGTGTATGCTCCCAGTGGCAGCAGCGGTGGTTCACTCAGCCATAGCTACTCAGCACCATTGGCCAGCTACTCGGCACCTGTCATCAGCAATTCCGTTTCGTTGGCCGATTCGTCCAACGTCTATGAATCGTCGGTGATCGAGTCGTCATATCCGTCCTACGCATCGGTGAGCGATGAAGTATCGGATTCAATCTCGGCCGAAACGGAAGCCGCTGTTGCAGAAGCAGATCGTTATGAGTCATCCAAACCTGTGTTGGACGATGACGCTGCTCTGTTGACGGTTGCGGTTCCCAGCGAAAACGCGTTGGTCACCGTGAATGGTCACGAAACCACCAGCGACGGAATCGTTCGTCAATTCATGTCACGTGGATTGAAAGACGGTTACCTGTACACGTACGTGGTCAAGATCGAGTACCAACTGGACGGTAAAGATCTGACCGATGAACGCGAAGTCAAACTGCGTCCCGGTGATACCGAGCGAATCGTCTTCGAACCACCAGCCAACGCCGACCCTGTCGGTGAAGATCTGACGTCGAGCACGACTGCCGATGAACCTGTCATCACGGTCGTCAAGATTCACGTTCCCGCCGACGCGAAAGTCAACTTGGCCGGAAACGATACCAGCGGCCACGGTGCCGTCCGAACGTTCCGCACGACTCAGCTCAAGAGCGGTGAAGAGTGGACCGATTACACCGTTCGTGTAACGGCAGAGGTCAACGGTCAGACGATCAGCCGTGAGCAGACGATCAATGTCGCTGCTGGCAGTGAAAATGAGCTGAAGTTTGATTTTGACGATTCGGCGATCGCCAAGAACTAG
- a CDS encoding HTTM domain-containing protein yields the protein MINASALIEWPKSFARLWATIWERFWFTPTLPDTLCVLRIVTGAMLLYAHLVLATDLLSFVGTEAWINNETARQLHDGAFGLNDWGRSYLWRISSPGVLWVHHGVTIIVTFLFMIGCLTRITAPAAWFLQLMYIHRLTGALFGLDQIVTYSVMYMMLTPCGSRFSVDAWLRERFRTHDGSSRLRQWIFPQWKPSISATVGTRLMQIHLCIIYLFGGLAKARGDLWWDGTAVWYAVANFEYQSMDMTWLAKYPSIVSFLTNITLFWEIFYIALVWPRATRPFVLAMAIAVHGGIALFLGMATFGVMMIAANCIFVPPEWIAGRARGLLPEESEQFAQWNDESVAGSSSDPATDTETTRKTPTVGELRRAYAKLKRRKARYTEASAKLKRRSARLKEREEEYKSRVRRLRKREERIKSIVEKRRDRKASESELTRELDKELKKDLDADAGQSDIHIN from the coding sequence GTGATCAACGCGTCTGCACTGATAGAATGGCCCAAGAGCTTCGCCCGACTGTGGGCGACGATTTGGGAACGATTTTGGTTCACACCGACTTTGCCCGACACCCTGTGCGTCTTGCGGATCGTGACGGGGGCCATGCTCTTGTATGCGCACCTCGTTTTGGCAACTGACCTGCTCTCATTCGTGGGTACAGAAGCATGGATCAATAATGAGACTGCCCGGCAGTTACACGACGGTGCATTCGGACTCAATGACTGGGGACGTTCGTACTTGTGGCGGATCTCATCGCCCGGCGTGCTGTGGGTTCATCATGGTGTGACAATCATCGTGACGTTTCTGTTCATGATCGGATGTTTGACCCGAATCACCGCGCCAGCCGCTTGGTTCTTGCAATTGATGTACATCCATCGGTTGACGGGCGCTCTGTTCGGTCTCGATCAAATCGTGACCTACAGCGTCATGTACATGATGCTGACACCCTGTGGCAGCCGGTTTTCCGTCGATGCATGGCTGAGAGAGCGTTTCAGAACTCACGACGGATCGAGCAGGCTGCGTCAGTGGATTTTTCCTCAGTGGAAACCAAGCATCTCTGCGACGGTGGGAACCCGCTTGATGCAAATCCACCTTTGCATCATCTATTTGTTTGGCGGATTAGCCAAAGCACGAGGTGACTTGTGGTGGGACGGAACCGCAGTCTGGTATGCCGTGGCCAACTTTGAATACCAATCCATGGACATGACTTGGCTAGCCAAGTACCCATCGATCGTTTCGTTTCTCACCAACATCACGTTGTTCTGGGAGATCTTTTACATCGCCCTCGTCTGGCCTCGCGCCACCCGACCGTTCGTCCTGGCGATGGCAATTGCGGTCCACGGTGGCATTGCCTTATTCCTCGGGATGGCGACATTTGGCGTGATGATGATCGCCGCCAATTGCATCTTCGTCCCGCCAGAATGGATTGCCGGTCGCGCTCGTGGCCTGCTTCCCGAGGAAAGCGAACAGTTCGCTCAATGGAACGATGAGTCGGTTGCCGGTTCGTCATCAGATCCAGCGACAGATACCGAGACGACCCGAAAGACACCTACCGTTGGGGAGCTTCGTCGAGCCTACGCAAAGCTCAAGCGACGAAAGGCACGCTACACGGAGGCATCCGCGAAGCTGAAGCGTCGGTCGGCACGGCTAAAGGAACGTGAAGAAGAGTACAAGAGCCGCGTCAGACGATTGCGAAAGCGCGAGGAACGAATCAAGAGCATCGTTGAGAAGCGTCGAGATCGCAAAGCAAGCGAGAGTGAGCTGACCCGCGAGCTCGACAAAGAACTCAAGAAGGATCTCGATGCGGATGCTGGTCAAAGCGACATCCACATCAATTGA
- a CDS encoding glutamate-cysteine ligase family protein yields the protein MSRNPLGLFDAFGVELEYMIVDRQTLDVRSVADEVLCAMAGTPTSDVERGPITWSNELAAHVIELKTTMPEPDLATLPQLFRTAINDLDHVLEPMHLMLLPTAAHPWMNPEKETELWPHEGTEIYRVYDRIFNCRSHGWGNVQSVHLNLPFDGAEQFARLHAAIRLILPLLPALAASSPVVDGAFGGFMDCRMKSYADHCSVVPVMTGDVIPEAIYDEASYRSEIFGPIAAAIEPHDSDRLMQTDFLNARGAIARFDRGSIEIRVMDVQEYPAADVAISAAVVAVLRRLVDETWTSHSSQREMPAGELRRILDATTMDAERAEIDSAVLLNHFGFDESSMAASEFWQRLLSETDGVAAELSDHSRPLQVILSQGSLASRIMRALGPSFDSHDLHRVYGRVGECLRQWGSFEPA from the coding sequence ATGTCGCGTAATCCACTTGGGTTGTTTGACGCATTCGGCGTTGAACTGGAATACATGATCGTGGATCGGCAGACATTGGACGTTCGTTCGGTGGCCGATGAGGTGCTGTGTGCTATGGCGGGAACACCGACGAGCGATGTCGAGCGAGGACCGATCACATGGTCCAACGAACTGGCGGCGCACGTGATCGAACTCAAGACCACGATGCCAGAACCTGATCTTGCGACTTTGCCACAGTTGTTCCGCACTGCAATCAACGATTTGGATCACGTGCTGGAGCCGATGCACTTGATGCTGCTGCCCACCGCAGCGCATCCGTGGATGAACCCTGAGAAAGAAACCGAACTGTGGCCGCATGAAGGCACAGAGATCTATCGTGTTTACGATCGAATCTTTAACTGTCGCTCACACGGATGGGGGAATGTTCAAAGCGTGCATCTGAACCTGCCGTTTGATGGAGCAGAGCAGTTTGCCAGATTGCACGCCGCCATACGACTGATTCTGCCGCTGCTGCCGGCTCTCGCCGCAAGTTCGCCGGTGGTCGATGGCGCATTTGGCGGCTTCATGGACTGCCGAATGAAGTCTTATGCTGACCATTGCAGCGTCGTCCCCGTGATGACCGGTGACGTGATTCCCGAGGCGATCTACGACGAAGCCAGCTATCGAAGTGAGATCTTTGGACCCATCGCAGCGGCCATTGAGCCTCATGACTCGGATCGATTGATGCAAACCGATTTTCTCAATGCCCGGGGAGCGATCGCACGGTTTGATCGAGGAAGTATCGAGATACGCGTGATGGATGTTCAGGAATATCCCGCTGCCGACGTCGCCATCTCAGCGGCCGTCGTTGCTGTGTTGCGTCGGCTCGTTGACGAAACATGGACAAGTCATTCCTCACAGCGTGAGATGCCTGCTGGTGAACTTCGGCGAATACTCGATGCGACGACAATGGACGCTGAAAGAGCGGAAATCGATTCTGCTGTGCTGTTGAATCATTTCGGTTTCGACGAGTCGAGCATGGCGGCATCTGAATTCTGGCAGCGTTTACTGAGTGAAACCGATGGCGTCGCCGCTGAGTTGAGTGATCACTCTAGACCATTGCAAGTGATCCTTTCACAGGGATCGCTTGCCAGTCGCATCATGCGAGCGTTGGGGCCGAGTTTTGATTCGCACGATTTGCATCGGGTTTACGGCAGGGTCGGTGAATGTTTGCGGCAATGGGGCTCGTTTGAGCCTGCCTAA